The following proteins are co-located in the Spinactinospora alkalitolerans genome:
- a CDS encoding sensor histidine kinase yields the protein MEYSAWPEQRTGPVPARAEPGAPGAHNGYPADPNAAPAAPRAEDPHAYPQVYPQQQPRPSVWRRMFGRNRGGEHTQPPPAPAYDPSYYDPYSGRHPQAPQGYQPPPAAPQGVPGYPPPVQQPHPGHSMTSPQQAVPQPMPVQAPAPFPVPAPEPSPIPGSGPPAPAPEAAAPATEAPRPPVPEAAAPQAPAPQAHAPEAPSPAAPAGGGQQVLLPRALANLAMRDLTLVESLLLLIQRLEQREEDPALLDILYQVDHLGTRMRRNCENLLVMAGESVEPPHREPVLLYDVVRAAISEITQYTRVRIQEMPQVFVRERTADDLSHLLAELMDNAVSNSSENFFVTVRGRYMDDGSVVLEVADDGIGMPQDKLARINSDLREPPVLTEESIRHMGLFVVGLLAHRNGVLVQLQTRPFSGTSGFVQVPADVVRIDQRTGDGAAQPREPAAAQPRPAAEQAPPRPAQASEAASASVGPDQPLPPLPKRDPGRGAAGLRVVGDQHPSDRREDSGVNTSANGDAASGDAATDREPGRDAASEPLPELPRRQPVRKPAHAAPIETSGELPGLPQRTPQTPQPPRSAPDPSAADGDEYVAVRGQRGESDPGSVSEETRSYAERIREELSGFLSGQQEWREEAAQRRDEQPEQPVGEDAPAPASASAPEPAGTAGTAGAAEPAGADGGAEDAEDTGVAGNAQDTGAAEKRDVE from the coding sequence TTGGAGTATTCGGCCTGGCCAGAGCAGAGAACAGGACCCGTTCCGGCGCGAGCCGAACCCGGCGCGCCGGGCGCCCACAACGGCTATCCCGCCGATCCGAACGCTGCTCCGGCCGCGCCGCGCGCCGAGGATCCGCATGCCTACCCGCAGGTCTACCCGCAGCAGCAGCCCCGCCCCTCGGTGTGGAGGCGGATGTTCGGGCGCAACCGGGGCGGCGAGCACACCCAGCCGCCGCCCGCCCCCGCCTACGACCCCTCCTATTACGACCCCTATTCGGGGCGGCATCCGCAAGCCCCTCAGGGCTACCAGCCCCCGCCCGCCGCTCCCCAGGGCGTGCCCGGATACCCGCCACCGGTCCAGCAGCCCCATCCCGGCCACTCCATGACCTCCCCGCAGCAGGCGGTCCCGCAGCCGATGCCGGTCCAGGCCCCCGCGCCGTTCCCCGTTCCCGCCCCCGAGCCCTCACCCATCCCCGGATCCGGGCCGCCCGCGCCGGCCCCCGAGGCCGCGGCGCCCGCGACCGAGGCCCCCCGGCCCCCGGTTCCCGAGGCCGCAGCCCCGCAGGCTCCTGCCCCGCAGGCCCACGCTCCCGAGGCCCCGAGTCCGGCGGCGCCGGCGGGCGGTGGGCAGCAGGTCCTGCTGCCCAGGGCGCTGGCGAACCTGGCGATGCGCGACCTCACCCTGGTGGAATCGCTGCTGCTGCTGATCCAGCGACTGGAGCAGCGGGAGGAGGACCCCGCTCTCCTCGACATCCTCTACCAGGTCGACCACCTGGGCACCCGGATGCGCCGCAACTGCGAGAACCTGCTCGTCATGGCCGGGGAATCGGTCGAGCCCCCGCACAGGGAGCCGGTGCTGCTCTACGACGTCGTCCGCGCGGCGATCTCGGAGATCACCCAGTACACCAGGGTCCGGATCCAGGAGATGCCCCAGGTGTTCGTGCGAGAGCGCACGGCCGACGACCTCAGCCACCTGCTGGCCGAGCTGATGGACAACGCCGTCTCCAACTCCTCGGAGAACTTCTTCGTCACGGTCCGCGGCCGCTACATGGACGACGGATCGGTGGTCCTGGAGGTCGCCGACGACGGCATCGGCATGCCGCAGGACAAGCTCGCCCGGATCAACAGCGACCTGCGCGAACCCCCGGTGCTCACCGAGGAGTCGATCCGGCACATGGGGCTCTTCGTCGTCGGCCTGCTGGCCCACCGCAACGGCGTCCTCGTCCAGCTCCAGACCCGCCCGTTCAGCGGCACCAGCGGCTTCGTCCAGGTCCCGGCCGACGTGGTGCGCATCGACCAGCGCACCGGGGACGGCGCAGCGCAGCCCCGGGAGCCGGCCGCAGCGCAGCCGCGGCCCGCGGCGGAGCAGGCCCCGCCGCGGCCCGCACAGGCCTCCGAGGCCGCATCCGCGTCCGTCGGCCCCGACCAGCCGCTGCCCCCGCTCCCCAAGCGCGACCCCGGACGCGGCGCCGCGGGACTGCGCGTGGTCGGTGACCAGCACCCCTCCGACCGGCGGGAGGACAGCGGAGTGAACACCAGCGCCAACGGCGACGCCGCATCCGGCGACGCCGCCACCGACCGGGAGCCGGGGCGGGACGCGGCCTCGGAACCGCTGCCGGAGCTGCCGCGCCGGCAACCCGTCCGCAAACCCGCGCACGCCGCCCCGATCGAGACGAGCGGGGAGCTCCCGGGGCTCCCGCAGCGGACCCCGCAGACCCCGCAGCCTCCGCGGAGCGCGCCCGACCCCTCCGCGGCCGACGGCGACGAGTACGTGGCCGTGCGCGGGCAGCGGGGCGAATCCGATCCCGGATCCGTGTCCGAGGAGACCAGGAGCTACGCCGAGCGCATCCGCGAGGAGCTCAGCGGATTCCTCAGCGGGCAGCAGGAGTGGCGGGAGGAGGCCGCGCAGCGGCGGGACGAGCAGCCGGAGCAGCCGGTCGGCGAGGACGCCCCGGCCCCGGCCTCGGCCTCGGCCCCGGAACCCGCGGGAACGGCGGGGACCGCCGGGGCAGCGGAGCCGGCGGGGGCCGACGGGGGCGCCGAGGACGCGGAGGACACCGGAGTCGCAGGGAACGCGCAGGACACCGGAGCCGCAGAGAAAAGAGACGTGGAATGA
- a CDS encoding cytochrome P450, translating into MRALPAMFEMFEYLAAECSPETMRPGSMGAAIFEARDRGVVTPEEVPGLLSVYSTGGLDTTIHAITTGIRLLIDHPDQWDLVRENPKLVTSAFNEILRYAGPAHGLARTLTRDHTIGGVPVPAGARFIILYSAANRDERHYADPDRFDVTRNPVDHLGFGNGAHMCPGAPIARLEGRYVFEAFAHRVRRFTLDGEPERLLNNTMRGYRHLPVAVEPAAPKG; encoded by the coding sequence GTGCGGGCGCTGCCGGCCATGTTCGAGATGTTCGAATACCTGGCCGCGGAGTGCAGCCCCGAGACGATGCGCCCGGGCAGCATGGGCGCGGCCATCTTCGAGGCCCGCGACAGGGGCGTCGTCACGCCCGAGGAGGTGCCGGGCCTGCTGTCGGTCTACAGCACCGGCGGCCTCGACACCACGATCCACGCCATCACGACCGGCATCCGGCTGCTCATCGACCACCCCGACCAGTGGGACCTGGTCCGCGAGAACCCCAAGCTGGTCACCTCGGCCTTCAACGAGATCCTGCGCTACGCGGGCCCCGCGCACGGGCTCGCCCGCACCCTCACGCGCGACCACACCATCGGCGGTGTGCCCGTGCCGGCCGGCGCCCGGTTCATCATCCTGTACTCGGCCGCCAACCGCGACGAACGGCACTACGCCGACCCCGACCGCTTCGACGTCACCCGCAACCCGGTCGACCACCTCGGCTTCGGCAACGGCGCGCACATGTGCCCGGGCGCGCCGATCGCCCGCCTGGAGGGCCGCTACGTGTTCGAGGCGTTCGCCCACCGGGTGCGGCGCTTCACGCTGGACGGCGAGCCCGAGCGGCTGCTCAACAACACCATGCGCGGCTACAGGCACCTCCCGGTGGCCGTTGAGCCCGCGGCGCCCAAGGGCTGA
- a CDS encoding LysR family transcriptional regulator produces MQFQQLAYFLAVAETRHFTRAAEVSRVAQPSLSKQIRNLEEELGASLFSRARGNITLTPAGEALLPLAQRILTDMETARREVQELAGMRRGRVRLGATPSLCAGLLADALARFHDRFPGIELHVEEGGSRDLIRALGRGELDLALIILPLHSSDPTFVTTPILRESLVVVSSMDAPPPSSRASMRITDLRDRPLVMFRRGYDVREATLHACRAAGFEPRLAVEGGEMDAVLRFVEAGLGLAVVPSMVLKNRPGLRGTPLARPRLLRTIALAHRRDVEPAHAARAFRRGLTNYLAGLTQEDIGKDLEVISSREG; encoded by the coding sequence ATGCAGTTCCAGCAACTGGCCTACTTCCTGGCCGTCGCGGAAACCCGGCATTTCACCCGCGCAGCAGAGGTTTCGCGCGTCGCCCAGCCCAGTCTGAGCAAGCAGATCCGCAACCTGGAGGAGGAGCTGGGAGCCTCGTTATTCAGTCGTGCCAGGGGAAATATCACACTGACCCCGGCCGGCGAGGCGCTCCTCCCCCTCGCCCAGCGCATCCTCACCGACATGGAGACCGCCCGCCGCGAGGTGCAGGAGCTCGCCGGCATGCGCCGCGGCCGGGTCCGGCTGGGCGCCACCCCCTCGCTGTGCGCGGGGCTGCTGGCCGACGCCCTCGCCCGCTTCCACGACCGCTTCCCCGGCATCGAGCTGCACGTGGAGGAGGGCGGTTCGCGCGACCTGATCCGCGCGCTGGGCCGGGGCGAGCTGGACCTCGCGCTGATCATCCTGCCGCTGCACAGCAGCGACCCCACCTTCGTCACCACTCCGATCCTGCGCGAGAGCCTGGTCGTGGTGAGCTCCATGGACGCCCCGCCGCCCAGCTCGCGCGCGTCGATGCGCATCACCGACCTGCGCGACCGGCCCCTGGTGATGTTCCGCCGCGGCTACGACGTGCGCGAGGCGACGCTGCACGCCTGCCGCGCGGCCGGCTTCGAGCCGCGGCTGGCGGTGGAGGGCGGCGAGATGGACGCGGTGCTGCGCTTCGTCGAGGCCGGCCTCGGGCTGGCGGTCGTGCCCAGCATGGTCCTGAAGAACCGCCCGGGCCTGCGCGGCACCCCGCTCGCCCGGCCGCGCCTGCTGCGCACCATCGCGCTGGCCCACCGCAGGGACGTCGAGCCCGCGCACGCCGCCAGGGCGTTCCGCCGCGGCCTGACCAACTACCTGGCCGGCCTGACCCAGGAGGACATCGGCAAGGACCTGGAGGTCATCTCCTCACGCGAG
- a CDS encoding GTP-binding protein, translated as MSAKIVIAGGFGVGKTTLVGAISEIPPVNTEAIMTQAGAPHDDLSSTPDKTTTTVAMDFGRLTIEEDLILYVFGTPGQARFWFMWEDLVRGALGGIVLADTRRLADSFQAIDYFEKYCDMPFMIALNRFEGLPMHAVEDVRDALALGPEVPIVTCDARSRKESAGLLAQLVRHSMAYQKAPALVP; from the coding sequence ATGTCGGCGAAGATCGTCATCGCCGGCGGATTCGGCGTCGGGAAGACGACCCTGGTCGGAGCGATTTCAGAGATCCCGCCGGTGAACACCGAGGCGATCATGACGCAGGCCGGCGCCCCCCACGACGACCTGAGCAGCACCCCGGACAAGACCACGACGACCGTCGCCATGGACTTCGGCCGGCTCACCATCGAAGAGGACCTCATCCTCTACGTCTTCGGCACCCCGGGCCAGGCGCGGTTCTGGTTCATGTGGGAGGACCTGGTGCGCGGCGCCCTCGGCGGGATCGTGCTCGCCGACACCCGCCGGCTCGCCGACTCCTTCCAGGCCATCGACTACTTCGAGAAGTACTGCGACATGCCGTTCATGATCGCGCTCAACCGCTTCGAGGGGCTGCCGATGCACGCGGTCGAGGACGTCCGGGACGCCCTGGCCCTCGGCCCCGAGGTGCCGATCGTGACCTGCGACGCCCGCAGCCGGAAGGAGAGCGCCGGACTGCTCGCCCAGCTCGTCCGCCACTCCATGGCCTACCAGAAGGCCCCGGCCCTGGTGCCCTGA
- a CDS encoding styrene monooxygenase/indole monooxygenase family protein yields the protein MRKILIVGGGQAGLQLALGLLRHDYDVTLMTARTAEEVRNGRAVSIQAQFADALTFEREYGLAQWDEEAPKLRRCRYSFGGYPDLGVPGFDWVGRIHSPAQSLDERLKMPVWQEMFEEQGGKVVVHPVTSSDLDVLAGMYDLTVVAAGHSGLAEMFAPNTERTLPDVPANITPLAYVRGSDDPEPELAEIHLDPEFGFLVTIPTLSVTGPCQLIYLIGQEGGKLSTWPSRIRPQEHLDLMLDVLKEHLPEQHARFAGAELADPRSVAVDYSTPLVRHPVAHLPSGGKVMGLGDTVLVSQPAMCQDANNASKSAEIALRNILAQDGRPFDEDFMHRTFDEFWDYAHYLAGTVAATLLAPPPYLLELYIAGNAHQAIADRFINGFNDPADFDKWVTSEEKGRAFLQEVTGSPSITG from the coding sequence ATGCGCAAGATACTGATTGTCGGCGGTGGACAGGCCGGGCTCCAGCTGGCCCTGGGGCTGCTCCGGCACGACTACGACGTCACCCTCATGACCGCGCGCACGGCGGAGGAGGTGCGCAACGGCCGCGCCGTGTCGATCCAGGCCCAGTTCGCCGACGCGCTGACGTTCGAACGCGAATACGGCCTGGCCCAGTGGGACGAGGAGGCGCCGAAGCTGCGGCGCTGCCGCTACAGTTTCGGCGGCTACCCCGACCTCGGCGTCCCCGGGTTCGACTGGGTGGGGCGGATCCACTCCCCCGCGCAGTCCCTGGACGAGCGGCTGAAGATGCCGGTCTGGCAGGAGATGTTCGAGGAGCAGGGCGGCAAGGTCGTCGTCCACCCCGTGACAAGCTCCGATCTCGACGTCCTGGCCGGAATGTACGACCTGACCGTCGTGGCGGCCGGCCACTCGGGCCTGGCGGAGATGTTCGCCCCCAACACCGAGCGCACGCTGCCCGACGTGCCCGCCAACATCACGCCGCTGGCCTACGTCCGGGGCTCCGACGACCCCGAGCCCGAATTGGCCGAGATCCACCTCGACCCCGAGTTCGGGTTCCTCGTCACCATCCCGACGCTCTCGGTGACCGGGCCGTGCCAGCTCATCTACCTCATCGGCCAGGAAGGCGGGAAGCTGTCCACCTGGCCCTCGCGGATCCGGCCCCAAGAGCACCTGGACCTGATGCTGGACGTGCTCAAGGAGCACCTGCCGGAGCAGCACGCGCGGTTCGCCGGCGCCGAGCTGGCCGACCCGCGGTCGGTGGCGGTGGACTACTCCACCCCGCTGGTGCGCCACCCGGTGGCGCACCTGCCCTCCGGCGGAAAGGTCATGGGCCTCGGTGACACCGTGCTGGTCTCCCAGCCCGCGATGTGCCAGGACGCCAACAACGCCAGCAAGAGCGCCGAGATCGCGCTGCGCAACATCCTCGCCCAGGACGGCAGGCCCTTCGACGAGGACTTCATGCACCGGACCTTCGACGAGTTCTGGGACTACGCCCACTACCTGGCGGGCACGGTCGCCGCGACGCTGCTGGCCCCGCCGCCCTACCTGCTGGAGCTCTACATCGCCGGCAACGCCCACCAGGCGATCGCCGACCGGTTCATCAACGGCTTCAACGACCCCGCCGACTTCGACAAGTGGGTCACCAGCGAGGAGAAGGGGCGCGCCTTCCTGCAGGAGGTGACCGGCAGCCCCAGCATCACGGGTTAG
- a CDS encoding DUF742 domain-containing protein, which translates to MTNEETIELTAHPGRSDRIRSFSLTGGRTRSRSPLLLETLVSAIGVNTTGFTELTPEQRDIYLICEKAKSVTEIAASLKMPLGVVRILINDLADQGRVAIHATVRSDESSHRNLLERILHGLDAIAQ; encoded by the coding sequence GTGACCAACGAGGAGACGATCGAATTGACCGCGCACCCGGGGAGGAGTGACCGGATCCGCTCGTTCAGTCTGACGGGCGGGCGCACCCGGTCCCGCAGCCCCCTGCTACTCGAGACACTTGTTTCCGCGATCGGCGTGAACACCACCGGCTTCACCGAGCTGACGCCGGAGCAGCGCGACATCTACCTCATCTGCGAGAAGGCCAAGTCGGTGACCGAGATCGCGGCGAGCCTGAAGATGCCCCTGGGCGTCGTCCGCATCCTGATCAACGACCTCGCCGACCAAGGGCGCGTCGCGATCCACGCAACGGTCCGCAGCGACGAGTCGTCGCACCGCAACCTTTTGGAGAGGATCCTTCATGGGCTCGATGCGATCGCCCAGTAG
- a CDS encoding TrmH family RNA methyltransferase, giving the protein MVGVGPWEGPWPAEERYDPELLAEGDRRNVVDEYRYWRREAIVADLDTRRHPFHVAVENWEHDFNIGSVVRTANAFCAEAVHIVGRRRWNRRGAMVTERYQHVHHHPDTAALVAWAVERNLPLIGIDNLPGSVPLETHPLPRACVLVFGQEGPGLSEEVRDVCGAVLSIAQFGSTRSINAGAAAAIAMHAWVRAHVFDQPVTG; this is encoded by the coding sequence GTGGTCGGCGTCGGCCCTTGGGAGGGGCCGTGGCCGGCGGAGGAGCGCTACGATCCCGAGCTGCTCGCCGAGGGCGATCGGCGCAACGTCGTCGACGAGTACCGGTACTGGCGGCGCGAGGCGATCGTCGCCGATCTCGACACCAGGCGGCATCCGTTCCACGTGGCCGTGGAGAACTGGGAGCACGACTTCAACATCGGCTCGGTCGTGCGCACCGCCAACGCCTTCTGCGCCGAGGCCGTGCACATCGTCGGACGGCGCCGTTGGAACCGCCGGGGAGCCATGGTCACGGAGCGCTACCAGCACGTCCACCACCACCCCGACACCGCGGCGCTGGTGGCGTGGGCCGTCGAGCGGAACCTGCCCCTCATCGGGATCGACAACCTGCCCGGCTCGGTGCCGCTGGAGACCCACCCGCTCCCCCGCGCCTGCGTCCTGGTGTTCGGCCAGGAGGGCCCCGGCCTGTCGGAGGAGGTCCGCGACGTGTGCGGCGCCGTGCTGTCCATCGCCCAGTTCGGTTCCACCCGCTCCATCAACGCCGGGGCCGCGGCCGCGATCGCGATGCACGCCTGGGTGCGGGCGCACGTGTTCGACCAGCCGGTCACCGGGTGA
- a CDS encoding succinate dehydrogenase cytochrome b subunit, translated as MALKSAMAVSGAILVLYLIAHMYGNLMVFGGQETFDNYAHHLRELGEPMLPHEGALWIIRVVLLASVLIHAYAAFTLWARARRARPAGQRYQSAHKRKSVQQTYASRTMRWGGVIVALFVVYHLLHLTTNTIAPGGASDSPYERVVNGFQIWWVVLSYLVAMVAVGLHLRHGIWSATQTLGGNKASRQRSINVIATVIALVITVGFLIPPFSVLFGLVS; from the coding sequence GTGGCGCTCAAGTCCGCGATGGCGGTCAGCGGCGCGATCCTGGTGCTGTATTTGATCGCGCACATGTACGGCAACCTGATGGTCTTCGGAGGCCAGGAGACCTTCGACAACTACGCGCACCACCTGCGCGAGCTCGGCGAGCCGATGCTCCCCCACGAGGGAGCGCTGTGGATCATCCGCGTGGTCCTCCTCGCGAGCGTCCTGATCCACGCCTACGCGGCGTTCACCCTGTGGGCCCGCGCGCGCAGGGCCCGTCCGGCCGGGCAGCGCTACCAGTCGGCCCACAAGCGCAAGAGCGTCCAGCAGACCTACGCCTCGCGCACGATGCGCTGGGGCGGCGTCATCGTCGCGCTCTTCGTGGTCTACCACCTGCTGCATCTGACGACCAACACCATCGCTCCCGGCGGGGCCTCCGACAGCCCCTACGAGCGCGTCGTGAACGGCTTCCAGATCTGGTGGGTCGTCCTCAGCTACCTGGTCGCGATGGTCGCCGTGGGCCTGCACCTGCGCCACGGCATCTGGAGCGCGACCCAGACGCTGGGGGGAAACAAGGCGAGCCGACAGCGCTCGATCAACGTGATCGCGACCGTGATCGCGCTGGTCATCACGGTGGGCTTCCTGATCCCGCCGTTCTCCGTTCTCTTCGGACTGGTGAGCTAA
- a CDS encoding succinate dehydrogenase/fumarate reductase iron-sulfur subunit produces the protein MNITLRVWRQKGPRDEGRMVRYQVQDVSPDMSFLEMLDVLNEKLTLEGDEPIAFDHDCREGICGACGVVINGVAHGPEVTTTCQLHMRSFKDGDVVDVEPWRAKAFPVIKDLVVDRGSFDRIIQAGGYISAPTGTAPDAHANPIPKSDADRAFDAATCIGCGACVAACPNASGMLFTAAKVTHLGMLPQGQPERAARVVKMVNQHDEEDFGGCTNIGECAAVCPKGIPLDTISQLNKDLLGALSSGKLD, from the coding sequence GTGAACATCACCCTGCGCGTCTGGCGCCAGAAGGGCCCCCGGGACGAGGGGAGGATGGTGCGCTACCAGGTCCAGGACGTCTCGCCCGACATGTCCTTCCTGGAGATGCTCGACGTCCTCAACGAGAAGCTCACGCTCGAGGGCGACGAGCCGATCGCCTTCGACCACGACTGCCGCGAGGGCATCTGCGGCGCCTGCGGCGTGGTGATCAACGGCGTCGCGCACGGTCCGGAGGTCACCACCACCTGCCAGCTGCACATGCGCAGCTTCAAGGACGGCGACGTCGTCGACGTCGAGCCGTGGCGGGCCAAGGCGTTCCCGGTCATCAAGGACCTGGTGGTCGACCGCGGTTCGTTCGACCGGATCATCCAGGCCGGCGGCTACATCAGCGCCCCGACGGGCACCGCGCCCGACGCCCACGCCAACCCGATCCCCAAGAGCGACGCCGACCGCGCGTTCGACGCCGCCACCTGCATCGGCTGCGGCGCCTGCGTCGCGGCCTGCCCGAACGCCTCGGGCATGCTGTTCACCGCGGCGAAGGTGACCCACCTGGGCATGCTCCCGCAGGGGCAGCCCGAGCGGGCCGCCCGCGTGGTCAAGATGGTGAACCAGCACGACGAGGAGGACTTCGGCGGCTGCACCAACATCGGCGAGTGCGCCGCGGTCTGCCCGAAGGGCATTCCGCTGGACACGATCTCCCAGTTGAACAAGGACCTGCTGGGCGCACTGTCCAGCGGCAAGCTGGACTAG
- a CDS encoding fumarate reductase/succinate dehydrogenase flavoprotein subunit: MTELYIEGAPIRDEKAPEGPIENRWDNRRFSAKLVNPANRRKLSVIIVGTGLAGASAAATLGEAGYHVKSFCYQDSPRRAHSIAAQGGINAAKNYRNDGDSIYRLFYDTVKGGDFRSRESNVYRLSQVSVEIIDQCVAQGVPFAREYGGLLDNRSFGGVQVSRTFYARGQTGQQLLIGAYQALERQVAAGTVEMNTRHEMLELVVVDGRARGIIVRDMVTGEIETHFADAVVLASGGYGNVFFLSTNAMGSNVTATWRAHRKGALFANPCYTQIHPTCIPVSGDYQSKLTLMSESLRNDGRIWVPKEGGDDRDPRRIPEDERDYYLERIYPSFGNLVPRDIASRAAKNVCDEGRGVGPSGLGVYLDFADAIKRMGRPAVEAKYGNLFDMYQRITGENPYEVPMRIYPAVHYTMGGLWVDYDLQSNIPGLFVTGEANFSDHGANRLGASALMQGLADGYFVLPNTVNDYLAAGPFDELDENTPEAKEAAEAVRTRIDKLLSVNGTRTVDSFHKELGHIMWDYCGMERNEEGLRKAIERIRELRDEFWQNVKVTGVNEDFNQALEKANRVADFFELAELMCVDALHRRESCGGHFRAESQTEDGEALRHDDEFSYVAAWEFTGTGEQPILHKEDLEYEYVEMKQRSYK; this comes from the coding sequence ATGACCGAGCTTTACATCGAAGGCGCCCCGATCCGCGACGAGAAGGCGCCCGAAGGACCGATCGAGAACCGCTGGGACAACCGCCGCTTCTCCGCGAAGCTGGTCAACCCCGCGAACCGGCGCAAACTCTCGGTCATCATCGTGGGCACCGGCCTGGCCGGCGCCTCGGCGGCGGCCACCCTGGGCGAGGCCGGCTACCACGTGAAGTCCTTCTGCTACCAGGACAGCCCGCGGCGCGCGCACAGCATCGCGGCGCAGGGCGGCATCAACGCCGCCAAGAACTACCGCAACGACGGCGACAGCATCTACCGGCTGTTCTACGACACGGTCAAGGGCGGCGACTTCCGGTCCAGGGAGTCCAACGTCTACCGGCTGTCCCAGGTCAGCGTGGAGATCATCGACCAGTGCGTCGCGCAGGGCGTGCCCTTCGCCCGCGAGTACGGCGGCCTGCTGGACAACCGCTCCTTCGGCGGCGTGCAGGTGTCGCGGACCTTCTACGCCCGCGGCCAGACGGGCCAGCAGTTGCTGATCGGCGCCTACCAGGCGCTGGAGCGCCAGGTCGCGGCCGGCACCGTCGAGATGAACACCCGGCACGAGATGCTGGAGCTCGTGGTCGTCGACGGCCGGGCGCGCGGCATCATCGTCCGCGACATGGTCACCGGTGAGATCGAGACGCACTTCGCCGACGCGGTCGTGCTCGCCTCCGGCGGCTACGGCAACGTGTTCTTCCTGTCCACCAACGCCATGGGGTCCAACGTCACGGCGACCTGGCGGGCGCACCGCAAGGGCGCGCTGTTCGCCAACCCCTGCTACACCCAGATCCACCCGACCTGCATCCCGGTCAGCGGCGACTACCAGTCCAAGCTGACCCTGATGAGCGAGTCGCTGCGCAACGACGGCCGCATCTGGGTTCCCAAGGAGGGCGGGGACGACCGCGACCCGCGCCGGATCCCCGAGGACGAGCGCGACTACTACCTGGAGCGCATCTACCCGTCCTTCGGCAACCTGGTGCCGCGCGACATCGCCTCCCGCGCCGCCAAGAACGTCTGCGACGAGGGCCGCGGCGTCGGCCCCAGCGGTCTGGGCGTCTACCTGGACTTCGCCGACGCGATCAAGCGGATGGGCCGCCCGGCCGTCGAGGCCAAGTACGGCAACCTGTTCGACATGTACCAGCGCATCACCGGCGAGAACCCCTACGAGGTTCCGATGCGCATCTATCCCGCGGTGCACTACACCATGGGCGGCCTGTGGGTCGACTACGACCTGCAGAGCAACATCCCCGGCCTGTTCGTGACCGGTGAGGCCAACTTCTCCGACCACGGCGCCAACCGCCTGGGCGCGAGCGCGCTGATGCAGGGCCTGGCCGACGGCTACTTCGTCCTGCCCAACACCGTCAACGACTACCTCGCCGCCGGCCCGTTCGACGAGCTCGACGAGAACACGCCCGAGGCCAAGGAGGCGGCCGAGGCGGTGCGCACGCGCATCGACAAGCTGCTCTCCGTCAACGGCACCCGCACCGTGGACTCCTTCCACAAGGAGCTCGGCCACATCATGTGGGACTACTGCGGCATGGAGCGCAACGAGGAGGGCCTGCGCAAGGCCATCGAGCGCATCCGCGAGCTGCGGGACGAGTTCTGGCAGAACGTCAAGGTCACCGGCGTCAACGAGGACTTCAACCAGGCGCTGGAGAAGGCCAACCGGGTCGCCGACTTCTTCGAGCTGGCCGAACTCATGTGCGTCGACGCACTGCACCGCCGCGAGTCCTGCGGCGGCCACTTCCGCGCGGAGAGCCAGACCGAGGACGGCGAGGCGCTGCGGCACGACGACGAGTTCTCCTACGTCGCCGCGTGGGAGTTCACGGGCACGGGCGAGCAGCCGATCCTCCACAAGGAGGACCTGGAGTACGAGTACGTCGAGATGAAGCAGCGGAGCTACAAGTGA
- a CDS encoding roadblock/LC7 domain-containing protein: MTGAPTEVEKFSWLINNFVRDVPGVKHAIVVSSDGLLLAAADGLETERAEQLSAVASGLLSLAQGVSDLFDQGRYEQTIVRMQRGFLFITTIADSCCFTVLAQEKSDTKLIAYQMALLVEKAGHVLTPGLRNQLRDAVVY, translated from the coding sequence ATGACGGGGGCCCCGACCGAGGTCGAGAAGTTCAGTTGGCTGATCAACAATTTCGTCCGGGACGTTCCCGGCGTCAAGCACGCCATCGTGGTCTCCAGCGACGGCCTCCTCCTGGCGGCCGCCGACGGACTCGAAACCGAGCGGGCCGAACAGCTCTCCGCGGTGGCCAGCGGCCTGCTCAGCCTGGCTCAAGGAGTGTCCGACCTCTTCGACCAGGGGCGCTACGAGCAGACGATCGTCCGCATGCAGCGGGGCTTCCTCTTCATCACCACGATCGCCGACAGCTGCTGCTTCACCGTCCTGGCCCAGGAGAAGAGCGACACGAAGCTCATCGCCTATCAGATGGCGCTGCTCGTGGAGAAGGCGGGGCACGTCCTCACCCCCGGGCTCCGCAACCAGCTCAGGGACGCCGTCGTCTACTGA